The Shewanella sp. MTB7 genome includes a window with the following:
- the panP gene encoding pyridoxal-dependent aspartate 1-decarboxylase PanP: MTPRQATASEEALLRIFTVPEAPDSTLSVIEKNISQNLMGFLQESVVAVEKPLSEIERDFQQHRIPSAPQFVSDYADEMMKTLVAHSVHTSAPSFIGHMTSALPYFVLPLSKMMVGLNQNLVKIETSKAFTPLERQVLGMMHHLVYAEDDSFYQSWMHSANVSLGAFCSGGTVANITALWTARNQLLKANGDFKGVAAQGLIKGLRHYGYDDLAILVSERGHYSLTKTADLLGIGRENIIQISTSSDNKVDVAMMRVAAKNLAHKNIKVLAIVGVAGTTETGNIDPLDELADLAAELNCHFHVDAAWGGASLLSNKYRHLLKGIERADSVTIDAHKQMYVPMGAGMVIFKDPTFANAIKHHAEYILRKGSKDLGSQTLEGSRPGMAMLVHACLQVIGRDGYEILINSSIEKARYFAQLIKEQENFELISEPELCLLTYRYVPKQVQIAMAQARTSGDLQRLAEFNHLLDGLTKFVQKRQRERGTSFVSRTRINSEVGTLDIKSVVFRVVLANPLTTHEILAQVLSEQIKIADQETEFLPQLLNLSSIA; this comes from the coding sequence ATGACACCGAGACAAGCGACAGCTTCAGAAGAGGCGTTACTGCGGATTTTTACCGTACCAGAAGCCCCTGATTCCACCTTAAGCGTCATTGAGAAGAACATCTCGCAAAACCTAATGGGCTTCCTACAGGAAAGCGTGGTTGCGGTTGAGAAACCTTTATCAGAAATTGAGCGGGATTTTCAGCAACACCGGATCCCATCAGCGCCTCAGTTTGTCTCCGACTATGCCGATGAGATGATGAAAACCTTAGTGGCGCATTCAGTGCACACCTCAGCACCCAGCTTTATCGGTCATATGACCTCTGCGCTGCCTTACTTTGTGTTACCTCTGTCTAAGATGATGGTAGGTCTCAATCAAAATCTGGTCAAGATCGAAACCTCAAAAGCCTTCACACCATTAGAACGTCAAGTCCTCGGCATGATGCACCACCTTGTTTATGCTGAAGATGACAGTTTTTATCAAAGCTGGATGCACAGCGCAAACGTCTCCCTTGGGGCTTTTTGCTCAGGTGGCACCGTCGCCAATATCACCGCATTATGGACCGCCCGCAATCAGCTATTAAAAGCCAATGGGGATTTTAAAGGTGTTGCCGCACAAGGCTTGATAAAAGGGTTACGTCATTACGGTTATGACGACTTAGCGATCCTCGTCTCCGAACGAGGTCATTACTCGCTGACTAAAACCGCGGATCTCTTGGGCATAGGACGAGAGAATATCATTCAGATCTCCACTTCTAGTGATAATAAAGTCGATGTAGCAATGATGCGAGTCGCAGCTAAAAACCTTGCCCACAAAAATATCAAAGTACTTGCCATCGTCGGTGTAGCAGGCACCACTGAGACCGGTAATATTGATCCATTAGATGAGTTAGCAGATTTAGCAGCTGAGCTTAATTGCCATTTCCATGTTGATGCAGCTTGGGGCGGCGCTTCTTTGCTATCAAACAAATATCGACATCTGCTCAAAGGGATAGAAAGAGCGGATTCCGTCACTATCGATGCCCACAAACAGATGTACGTGCCTATGGGCGCTGGCATGGTTATCTTCAAAGATCCCACTTTTGCCAACGCTATTAAACATCACGCCGAATACATTCTACGTAAGGGGTCTAAAGATTTAGGCAGTCAAACTTTAGAGGGATCTCGTCCAGGCATGGCCATGTTAGTTCATGCTTGTCTTCAAGTCATTGGCCGTGATGGTTATGAGATCTTGATAAATAGCAGTATAGAGAAAGCCCGTTATTTTGCTCAATTGATCAAGGAACAAGAGAACTTTGAGCTCATCTCAGAACCAGAACTGTGTTTGTTGACCTACCGCTATGTGCCCAAACAGGTTCAAATCGCGATGGCGCAAGCCAGAACGTCAGGTGATCTTCAACGTCTGGCAGAATTTAATCATCTATTGGATGGTTTAACTAAGTTTGTACAGAAACGTCAACGTGAACGAGGCACCTCGTTTGTCTCCCGTACTCGGATCAATTCAGAAGTTGGCACTCTGGATATAAAATCGGTGGTATTTCGCGTAGTACTCGCCAACCCATTGACGACCCATGAAATATTAGCGCAGGTCTTATCTGAACAAATAAAGATAGCAGATCAAGAAACTGAATTTTTGCCACAACTGCTGAATTTGTCCAGTATCGCTTAA
- a CDS encoding GNAT family N-acetyltransferase produces MNEFEELCRFTTSRLTVSSWWNLVSSSESEIKLAQTVLDTLTPKVTASLPVGWQDIKHIEDALNWMNDRAKESCFLVVQESSGDQVIGFVFLHELVQELEEISLSSEDIRVKSELHLGYLLAENYWGKGFASELIAGLVEWAKASGDIKSFVGGVDIDNTASIMVMEKNGFTFHQSEGTSNTLFMQLELDTPNLNRSKFN; encoded by the coding sequence ATGAATGAATTTGAAGAGTTATGTCGCTTCACAACTTCTAGATTAACAGTATCGAGTTGGTGGAACTTGGTCAGCAGCAGTGAGTCAGAGATCAAACTGGCTCAAACGGTGTTAGATACATTGACACCGAAAGTCACAGCGTCACTCCCTGTGGGCTGGCAAGATATTAAGCATATTGAGGATGCCCTAAACTGGATGAATGACAGAGCTAAGGAGAGCTGTTTTTTGGTAGTACAAGAGAGTTCAGGAGATCAAGTCATTGGATTTGTTTTCCTGCATGAATTAGTTCAAGAGTTAGAGGAGATATCACTAAGCTCAGAGGACATTAGAGTCAAAAGTGAGCTGCATCTAGGTTATCTGTTAGCCGAAAATTACTGGGGAAAAGGTTTTGCCAGTGAGCTTATTGCCGGATTAGTCGAATGGGCAAAAGCATCGGGAGATATCAAGTCATTTGTTGGTGGCGTCGATATCGACAATACTGCTTCTATCATGGTGATGGAGAAAAACGGTTTTACCTTCCACCAGTCAGAAGGCACGAGTAACACACTGTTTATGCAGTTAGAACTAGATACGCCAAATTTGAACAGGAGTAAGTTTAATTAA
- a CDS encoding thiol-disulfide oxidoreductase DCC family protein: protein MKNKYIIIFDGVCNLCHGAVNFIIERDPHCHFVFTSMQSDTAKSLIARYDVEGEYSETFFLIKDDQCYMRTDAALEITKSLAGIWPALAMLRFIPRRIRDFFYRLLGRNRYALFGQRDICILPTSAVLSRFID, encoded by the coding sequence ATGAAAAATAAATATATCATCATCTTTGATGGCGTATGTAACTTGTGTCATGGTGCGGTTAATTTCATTATTGAACGTGATCCTCATTGTCATTTTGTGTTTACGTCGATGCAGAGTGATACCGCAAAATCTTTGATTGCTCGTTACGATGTCGAAGGGGAATACTCAGAAACCTTTTTTCTTATCAAAGATGATCAATGTTATATGAGAACTGATGCGGCCTTAGAGATCACCAAATCTCTCGCAGGTATCTGGCCAGCATTGGCAATGTTAAGGTTCATACCAAGGAGGATAAGAGATTTTTTCTACCGATTGCTGGGGCGAAACCGTTACGCACTATTTGGTCAGCGAGACATCTGTATCTTGCCAACGAGTGCGGTGCTGAGTCGTTTTATCGATTAA
- a CDS encoding AraC family transcriptional regulator, with the protein MKREVAEFTHAKELGGIELLNASYHKQNFSRHSHEGYTVGVIESGAQRFYRTGGNHIAPQNSIILVNADEVHNGCSAAEGGWSYRAMYPLPEQLSQLNKELGLPANSPPYFPEPVVHDKPMADILRMMFHTLDTSENRLLRESVLYSTMIKLMTRHSRSKIEVPQQAAALIQLELVKQFLDDHPSADTSLEELAKLAGLSPFYLIKQFQIKCGLPPHAYQIQSRVRLAKQKIKQGYKLLDVAQECGFHDQSHLNRHFKRTMGVTPGQYAKEFNSKFVQANET; encoded by the coding sequence ATTAAACGAGAAGTCGCCGAATTCACCCATGCCAAAGAACTGGGGGGAATTGAGCTACTCAACGCTAGCTACCATAAACAGAACTTTTCCCGTCACAGTCATGAAGGTTATACCGTCGGGGTAATTGAATCTGGAGCTCAACGTTTTTACCGCACTGGTGGTAACCATATAGCTCCTCAAAACAGCATTATTTTGGTCAATGCCGATGAGGTCCATAACGGTTGTTCAGCTGCTGAAGGTGGTTGGTCCTACCGCGCTATGTATCCTCTTCCAGAACAGTTATCCCAATTAAATAAAGAGTTAGGTTTACCTGCAAATAGCCCGCCCTACTTTCCGGAACCCGTGGTACATGACAAACCTATGGCCGACATACTGCGCATGATGTTTCACACCTTAGATACCTCTGAAAACCGACTATTGCGTGAGAGTGTGCTCTACTCAACCATGATAAAACTCATGACTCGGCATAGTCGAAGTAAAATCGAGGTTCCACAGCAAGCTGCTGCCCTGATTCAGCTTGAGCTGGTAAAACAGTTTCTAGATGATCACCCAAGCGCTGATACTTCACTGGAGGAGTTGGCTAAATTGGCTGGCCTAAGTCCGTTTTATTTAATTAAACAGTTTCAGATAAAATGTGGTCTGCCGCCCCATGCATATCAAATACAATCTAGGGTTCGATTAGCAAAACAGAAAATTAAGCAAGGCTACAAACTGCTCGATGTGGCGCAAGAATGTGGCTTTCATGATCAAAGCCATCTTAATCGTCACTTTAAGCGCACAATGGGCGTGACACCTGGACAATATGCAAAAGAATTCAATAGCAAATTTGTACAAGCCAACGAAACCTAA
- a CDS encoding AzlC family ABC transporter permease: MEAQSEHTVTSSKLDAFFKGSLTILPLTIAVIPWGILAGSFALDAGLSPLESQAMSVLVFAGAAQLVAVGMIKAGIGLTSILITTLLITSRHFLYGMAMREQISPMPLKWRLTLGFLLTDELFAIANQGKQHKLDPWYAFGGGFSFYLGWNIATAAGIVAGQNLPNLDSWGLDFAIAATFIAIVIPSVKKPSILLCVLVSLVSSLVCELMDIQGGLLIAALLGMACGTLYGKLSGEKA, from the coding sequence ATGGAAGCTCAATCAGAACATACAGTCACCAGCAGTAAACTAGATGCCTTTTTTAAAGGATCTTTAACGATACTGCCGCTCACTATCGCGGTGATCCCTTGGGGGATTCTCGCCGGCTCCTTTGCCCTTGATGCAGGATTATCACCGCTTGAAAGCCAAGCCATGTCGGTGTTAGTGTTTGCTGGTGCTGCTCAGCTCGTTGCGGTAGGTATGATTAAAGCGGGCATTGGCTTAACCAGTATTTTAATCACTACCTTGCTTATCACTTCAAGACACTTTCTCTATGGGATGGCCATGCGGGAGCAGATAAGTCCTATGCCACTCAAATGGCGATTAACATTAGGCTTCTTACTCACAGATGAGCTTTTTGCCATTGCCAATCAAGGTAAGCAACATAAGCTGGACCCTTGGTATGCCTTCGGCGGCGGGTTTAGTTTCTATTTAGGTTGGAATATCGCTACTGCGGCAGGCATTGTTGCTGGCCAGAATTTACCTAATTTAGACAGTTGGGGCTTAGATTTCGCTATCGCTGCCACTTTTATCGCCATCGTCATCCCATCAGTCAAAAAGCCATCAATTCTTCTCTGCGTTCTTGTCTCTCTTGTGAGTAGCTTAGTGTGTGAACTTATGGATATTCAGGGCGGATTATTAATCGCTGCACTGCTTGGCATGGCATGCGGTACCCTATATGGGAAACTCTCGGGGGAAAAAGCATGA
- a CDS encoding AzlD domain-containing protein, producing the protein MIWLTIISMAALVFASRYLFLEPKLPVQLSKNTLTFLSYSAPAVLTAIFAPIVFIQEGELDLSLGNSYLICAVVATILAYTTRNVLLTTLVSMGLFFVIH; encoded by the coding sequence ATGATTTGGTTAACCATCATCTCCATGGCAGCGTTAGTCTTTGCGAGCCGATATCTGTTCCTTGAACCTAAGCTTCCGGTGCAATTAAGTAAGAATACCTTAACCTTTCTCAGTTATTCGGCACCAGCTGTACTGACAGCAATTTTCGCGCCCATTGTCTTTATACAAGAAGGAGAGCTAGATTTAAGCTTGGGTAATAGCTACTTAATATGTGCGGTTGTCGCAACAATACTTGCTTACACCACGCGTAATGTCTTACTGACCACCTTGGTGAGCATGGGCTTATTTTTTGTCATTCATTAA
- a CDS encoding helix-turn-helix transcriptional regulator, whose amino-acid sequence MRRADRLFQLVQILRHRRLTTAKELAERLEVSTRTVYRDVQDLCLNGIPIEGEAGVGYLLRQEVNVPPLMFNEVELEAIQVGMRMVQAWGGKELSSAAKQAMIKVEAVLPARLKEYQSLMFAPDFYIDNDEFKFLDQLRKASRLREYLLMDYRDVKDDSSQREVRPLAIYFWKGTWTLLAWCELRHDFRNFRVDRIIDLNSLGRHFVVSPGEEMQDYIALMEAQYGDC is encoded by the coding sequence ATGCGCCGCGCTGATAGATTATTTCAACTTGTTCAGATCTTGCGTCATCGCCGTTTAACCACGGCTAAAGAGCTAGCCGAGAGGTTAGAGGTGTCGACGCGTACTGTTTATCGTGATGTGCAAGACCTCTGTTTAAATGGTATTCCGATTGAAGGTGAAGCTGGCGTTGGATATCTGTTGCGTCAAGAAGTCAATGTGCCACCTTTGATGTTCAATGAAGTTGAACTAGAAGCGATTCAGGTGGGCATGCGCATGGTGCAAGCATGGGGAGGCAAAGAGTTGTCAAGCGCTGCGAAACAGGCGATGATAAAAGTGGAGGCGGTATTGCCTGCTCGACTGAAAGAGTATCAATCCTTGATGTTCGCCCCAGATTTTTATATCGATAACGATGAGTTTAAGTTTCTCGATCAGTTAAGAAAAGCATCAAGATTGAGAGAATACCTATTGATGGATTATCGAGATGTAAAGGATGACAGTAGTCAAAGAGAGGTGCGTCCTCTAGCCATCTATTTCTGGAAAGGCACCTGGACCTTATTGGCTTGGTGTGAGCTGAGACATGACTTTCGTAATTTTCGCGTCGATAGAATTATTGACTTGAATAGTTTAGGGCGACACTTTGTGGTATCGCCAGGTGAAGAGATGCAAGATTACATTGCATTGATGGAAGCTCAGTATGGTGATTGTTGA
- a CDS encoding GyrI-like domain-containing protein, which produces MSEIQMDLMSPLLVKQGAIELVGLTIKTSNLAEQDINTQKIGPLWQEFFAERAHKLADGQLMYGVYYDYQSDMDGEFSVLAGSLATQTDPYDVRLIAGDYLKFSGRGEMPQCVIALWTEVWRYFTSPERQHQRCYLTDYEVYLDSNRVEIYIGVAP; this is translated from the coding sequence GGACCTTATGTCGCCTTTACTGGTAAAGCAAGGTGCTATTGAACTTGTTGGTTTAACAATAAAAACGAGTAATCTTGCTGAGCAGGATATCAATACACAGAAAATAGGTCCACTTTGGCAAGAGTTCTTTGCCGAGCGAGCTCATAAGCTTGCTGACGGTCAGCTTATGTATGGTGTCTATTATGATTATCAATCAGATATGGACGGTGAGTTTTCTGTATTAGCGGGCAGTTTGGCGACTCAAACAGATCCATATGATGTGAGATTGATCGCAGGGGATTATCTTAAGTTCAGTGGTCGTGGTGAGATGCCTCAATGCGTCATAGCTCTCTGGACCGAAGTGTGGCGATATTTCACTTCGCCCGAGCGCCAACATCAACGCTGCTATCTAACTGATTACGAAGTCTATTTAGATAGTAATCGAGTTGAGATCTATATTGGTGTTGCCCCTTAG